Within Salvia splendens isolate huo1 unplaced genomic scaffold, SspV2 ctg468, whole genome shotgun sequence, the genomic segment gatagctaagggaaagaaaaagaagagggcaaacaagaagcccacgtagaagtgtttcaagtgtggagaaaaggggcatgagcattgttatgggagtatgttgtagaaatgagattctgtaatgctaaatttggtggtcttgcttaggcaacattaggcggccatgccacacttgtggtctctggactattcgtcgatgattgtgaccagtaaaattgtaagattttaatgcgtattgacctcctctggaggatacaaaattttaattttactgttgtaagattttgaaaagttttatggttaatctaatcaaacttcttacataagtttatgacaaatggtaaatattctgttttgcagtgcaaatcaaatcgtcaatatgtcgttcaatcctctttctgcaatacttaaagaaaacaaactcgagggccaaaattacatagaatggaagcaaaattttgacatcgttcttacagcataagagtacaactttgtgctcacaaccccgcgacctccagtgccgccaGCCAACgcagcggcaggagtcagagatgcacacagacggtggcataaggcgaatgagatggctaagtgctatatgttggcatctatgtcatcagtactcaagcatcagcattcatccatggaaactgccgccgagatcatgcagaatctcaagaatcttattGGTACTCATAATcaaacggctaagtctcaagcctttcggagtatcatgtcgaagactataaaggaaggctcgtctgtgagggaccatgtcctcgagatgatgggccacctcaaccagattgaggtcttgggagggacgatcgatcctgAGTCCCAAGTGACCATTATCCTtcagagtcttccccctagcttccagcagttcaaactcaacttcgagatgaacaaaaggaactacacattggcggagctgttgactgaacttcagtcggtaGAGGATCTTATGAttcaggctaaggcggccatgatgacttcggcgcctcgttcctctggctccaAGCCTAGctaaggaaaaaggcaggcatcgaactcaggaccggccaagatagctaagggaaagaaaaagaagagggcaaacaagaagcccacgtagaagtgtttcaagtgtggagaaaaggggcatgagcattgttatgggagtatgttgtagaaatgagattctgtaatgctaaatttggtggtcttgcttaggcaacattaggcggccatgccacacttgtggtctctggactattcgtcgatgattgtgaccagtaaaattgtaagattttaatgcgtattgacctcctctggaggatacaaaattttaattttactgttgtaagattttgaaaagttttatggttaatctaatcaaacttcttacataagtttattacaaatggtaaatattctgttttgcagtgcaaatcaaatcgtcaatatgtcgttcaatcctctttctgcaatacttaaagaaaacaaactcgagggccaaaattacatagaatggaagcaaaattttgacatcgttcttacagcataagagtacaactttgtgctcacaacccgcgacctccagtgccgccaGCCAACgcagcggcaggagtcagagatgcacacagatggtggcataaggcgaatgagatggctaagtgctatatgttggcatctatgtcatcagtactcaagcatcagcattcatccatggaaactgccgccgagatcatgcagaatctcaagaatcttattGGTACTCATAATcaaacggctaagtctcaagcctttcggagtatcatgtcgaagactataAAGGAacgctcgtctgtgagggaccatgtcctcgagatgatgggccacctcaaccagattgaggtcttgggagggacgatcgatcctgAGTCCCAAGTGACCATTATCCTtcagagtcttccccctagcttccagcagttcaaactcaacttcgagatgaacaaaaggaactacacattggcggagctgttgactgaacttcagtcggtaGAGGATCTTATGAttcaggctaaggcggccatgatgacttcggcgcctcgttcctctggctccaAGCCTAGctaaggaaaaaggcaggcatcgaactcaggaccggccaagatagctaagggaaagaaaaagaagaggcaaacaagaagcccacgtagaagtgtttcaagtgtggagaaaaggggcatgagcattgttatgggagtatgttgtagaaatgagattctgtaatgctaaatttggtggtcttgcttaggcaacattaggcggccatgccacacttgtggtctctggactattcgtcgatgattgtgaccagtaaaattgtaagattttaatgcgtattgacctcctctggaggatacaaaattttaattttactgttgtaagattttgaaaagttttatggttaatctaatcaaacttcttacataagtttattacaaatggtaaatattctgttttgcagtgcaaatcaaatcgtcaatatgtcgttcaatcctctttctgcaatacttaaagaaaacaaactcgagggccaaaattacatagaatggaagcaaaattttgacatcgttcttacagcataagagtacaactttgtgctcacaaccccgcgacctccagtgccgccaGCCAACgcagcggcaggagtcagagatgcacacagacggtggcataaggcgaatgagatggctaagtgctatatgttggcatctatgtcatcagtactcaagcatcagcattcatccatggaaactgccgccgagatcatgcagaatctcaagaatcttattGGTACTCATAATcaaacggctaagtctcaagcctttcggagtatcatgtcgaagactataAAGGAaagctcgtctgtgagggaccatgtcctcgagatgatgggccacctcaaccagattgaggtcttgggagggacgatcgatcctgAGTCCCAAGTGACCATTATCCTtcagagtcttccccctagcttccagcagttcaaactcaacttcgagatgaacaaaaggaactacacattggcggagctgttgactgaacttcagtcggtaGAGGATCTTATGAttcaggctaaggcggccatgatgacttcggcgcctcgttcctctggctccaAGCCTAGctaaggaaaaaggcaggcatcgaactcaggaccggccaagatagctaagggaaagaaaaagaagaggcaaacaagaagcccacgtagaagtgtttcaagtgtggagaaaaggggcatgagcattgttatgggagtatgttgtagaaatgagattctgtaatgctaaatttggtggtcttgcttaggcaacattaggcggccatgccacacttgtggtctctggactattcgtcgatgattgtgaccagtaaaattgtaagattttaatgcgtattgacctcctctggaggatacaaaattttaattttactgttgtaagattttgaaaagttttatggttaatctaatcaaacttcttacataagtttattacaaatggtaaatattctgttttgcagtgcaaatcaaatcgtcaatatgtcgtttaatcctctttctgcaatacttaaagaaaacaaactcgagggccaaaattacatagaatggaagcaaaattttgacatcgttcttacagcataagagtacaactttgtgctcacaaccccgcgacctccagtgccgccaGCCAACgcagcggcaggagtcagagatgcacacagacggtggcataaggcgaatgagatggctaagtgctatatgttggcatctatgtcatcagtactcaagcatcagcattcatccatggaaactgccgccgagatcatgcagaatctcaagaatcttattGGTACTCATAATCAAACGGCTAAGTCTCatgcctttcggagtatcatgtcgaagactataaaggaaggctcgtctgtgagggaccatgtcctcgagatgatgggccacctcaaccagattgaggtcttaggagggacgatcgatcctgAGTCCCAAGTGACCATTATCCTtcagagtcttccccctagcttccagcagttcaaactcaacttcgagatgaacaaaaggaactacacattggcggagctgttgactgaacttcagtcggcagaggatcTTATGAttcaggctaaggcggccatgatgacttcggcgcctcgttcctctggctccaAGCCTAGctaaggaaaaaggcaggcatcgaactcaggaccggccaagatagctaagggaaagaaaaagaagagggcaaacaagaagcccacggagaagtgtttcaagtgtggagaaaaggggcattggaagccagactgtcctaaaaagggcaaggctacaggtatgcaccaagctttagtagtcgagtcatgtttggcttcgaagtctacttgcacttgggttattgacacatgagctactgatcatatttgttttgatcctgacttaatgcaggtgacaagacggctacgtgatcgtgagatcgaagtctaGCTGGGCGACGCTGTAAAAgcggcggccgttgcagtgggagacgtttatttgcgttttagtagtgatagattttttattttgaagaatgttttgttgataccttcttttagaagaaatttaatttcagtttctaaattagttttttatggatattcgatttcttttaatgacaactgcgttattaagaaagatggctcttatatctgtcgtggtatcatggaaaataaacaatcacatctacacagtttaataatcgcaaatcagaactcaatacaacatcgaaaatttcaaagaaacgaaaagaaccttcaagttcaatgaacgaaacgtacttttgacaccttagacttggtcatgccaatgaaaggaggatacattctcttgttcaacaagatcttattaaaggtttagaggaggaaccttttcaaaagtgtgagtcatgcttagaaggcaagatgaccaaaaggccttttcaggctaagggcaatagggccaaggaagtacttgagctcgttcattccgatgtgtatggaccaatgtctactgtagcaagaggtggttttcgatacttcatcacattcattgatgatttttcaaaaattggaTACTTCTATTTGATgacccacaagtcagagtccTTTAGCAAATTCAAAGAATTTAAGGCTCAAGTGGAAAGGCATCATAGTAAGAGTATCAAATGtctgcgatctgatcgtggaggcgaatacctcagtgccgagtttttggactacttatcggagtcgggaatccaatcccaattgactgtgccgggcacgccccagcagaacggcgtggctgaaagaaggaacatgaccttgttaaacatggtccgatcgatgatgagttatgcacggctacctatttcattttggggataTGTCTTGCTTTCTACAAGCCATATATTAGACAATTTACTAtaaaaatccgtacctactactccttttgagttgtggactgggcgcaagcccagtctagcacatctcaagatttggggttgcccggctcatgtattggaaaaggatccaactaagctaggatctaggacggaggtatgtatGTTTATAGCATACCCCAtagggacgaaaggttatgaattctttagtctccgagataagaaagttattgtgagcactcacgtcACGTtgttagaggaagactatgtaatgaatcataaacccaacagtgaagtggctctttaagtgctaacttctgtcacaagttctgttaatcaagaacaagtaccaagtggacaaacaattcccgaaacttcaacttctacacCAAGAATTGTAgagccgcgccgcagtgggagggtcttgcatgagcccgacagatacattggtttgggggaatccatggatcactcctcggacagcaatgtattagatccctggaactttgcggaggcgctggcagatgtcgatcaatgcgaatgggtgaaagcaatggattcagaactacaatctatgatagacaaagacgtcaatgatttgtccgtcctacccgaaggctgtactgccattgggagcaagtggatatataaacgtaaacgtagACCCTATGGACGAGTTagagtcttcaaggcaagactagtggctaaggggtatacccaaaaggaaggtgtcgattacgacgagactttctctccagtggccatgctcaaatcgatccggatattattgtctatagcagcttacatggattgggatgtatggcagatggacgttaagactgcgtttctaaatggcagtcttgaggagaccatctacatggaacaacccgaaggatatgccatagagggcaaagaacacatggtttggaagcttaagaaggccatttatggccttaagcaagcatctagatcgcgGAActagtgtttcgatcaaactgttcgcacgtttggattcgaaaagtgtccaaatgaaagctgcgtgtataagaaggttgaaaaggggaatgtagtgttcttagtattatatgtagatgacattcttctaattagaaacaataaaaagatattGTCATCAGtccgaacatggttatcaaaccagttcgagatgaaagatatgggagacgcgagacacatcctcgggatcaaggttctttggaatcgagaaaagaagatgttgtgcttatctcaaaaATCTTACATcgacacagtacttagtcgttttagcatgcaggacgccaataaggtttcttaccttttagacatgacatccatctatctcaagagatgtgccctaaaacgccgtctgagatacaagcaatgagaaggattccatacgcTTCgacagttggaagtctcatgtatgctatgctttgtacaaggcctgatatttgctttgttgttggcatggtggcaagatatctgtcgaatccgggccaaggacattggactgccgtaaagaacatactcaagtaccttaaacggactaaggactatgctctagtttacaatgcagtcgagctctgtcctttgggatatactgattcagactttcaagctgatcaggactcgagaaaatctacttcaggatgtgttcaccttaggaggtgaagccgtaatttggaagagtgtgaaacagaaatgcatcgcggactcgaccatggaagctgTCACGCCCACATTTTCAatggatagaaaacacggttgatcgcaactaggggagggttaaagaagcggggaagaaaggggaaaacaacacaactcgaccatagctcgaaacaaatgggaatagctgaAATAAAATcggagtatctcaacaatcaacaactcaaaaatgaattatatttcagcgatacaagaactcaaaagaaggacaactacttagcggaagcatttgagagaaggaatatgccacgtgtgaagacatgacacattctagacacttaaatttcttcaacggtcttgctcaacacccaccgcgcccgtcacgctcaacctgcacatttttgaaaaagaaatgcagggttgagtacttcATGTACCCAGTGAacacatgccaaaataattttcataaaatattgtgtcagtatttaaaagtgaactcggggttttacaaaagaccaagtcaccaaaacattttctcGCTCAAAAGTATGGCCGCGTagcccatttttctctctcctcgtaccatatctgaacctcatatgtgaaacgagaacgtggccacattcccgatcactggaccggccaactcgaaagatagcgcacgattccctctgtgtacactagcttgaatagggactcactcccttgacaaacccgaattcgattaaactcataacttctagtagggactcactccccactagggcgatcagataggcacatccataaaacaaaatacggcatgacacaaTATATTTAGAATTTAATCGCATAACTCATACTTGAAATAAACTACTttggacatagtccttattttaaaagaaagcccacagtAAAACtttagttagaaagcccaccttgTTCGCTTAAATTTCTTAACTTGAAAATTCTCACTTCATCCTTAACTCGCCTGCGAAAGAAAGcccttttgaaataaaaataataatttcatgaAAACTCGAGAAACatctaattaaattagaatgctTGCATCTTATCCTATGTGAGTGCTCGTTTATTCCTCGCTCATTCTTAAAAAAATTTGTAGATTCTCGTATACTAAAACTCGGATCAGCATTAGCTcaggaaaaatatttaattaactaacataaattaattaactccataaataaaactaaaatttcaacCCGTCACTACAGATACCCCACTCTTCCGTCCcaaatttaaaatagaaaaggCTGGGCCATGTGTAATCAAATTCCAAAATAGTACCCATATCTTAAAATAATCTAAGgccaatatttaaattaaatcctTGGCCCAACAAGCAGCCCAAAAACTATACTCCTAACATCCATCGGCATATCTCTCATTTATTTCTAAATTGAAATCCACAAATTAGAAAAACTagccattctctctctttcttcctATCGTCGACGCCGCAGTGCCGTCGCCGCCTTCCGCCTCTGCCTCTGGCGGTGCCTCTCTCTTCCCCTTCTGtttatctctctctcctctctctttctttcccCTCACTCCCCTCTCTACAAAAATCCCGTCGGCTCCAGTGGGGTCACCGCTGCTGCAGATCCGGTCGTCGCCGCTGGACAGGCGCTGCGTGTCACCGGGACAGCCTGCCGCTGCCGGCAGCACAACCTCCGTCGTCATCCAGACCGAGCAGCCCGAACCGCCCGCAGTTAAGTTCTTAATTGATTTCGTGAAATTAAAGTTCGATTCTTTGAATTGGATTGGTTGCAGATTTCAGAAATTCATTTGCGTAAACTAAAAGATGCGATGGTTTAATGCAATTGGTGATGAAGGAGAGAGTGGTATACCTTTGGTATGGAATGAAAATTGACCAAACAAATGGTATTGACAAAAATCACACTCCTTCAGTTTCTTCTTCACACTGTAATATCGAATTTTGGAATCAACAAATATAGAGGTTTTTGAATTCAATGGAAGGAGGAGAAAATTACCTTAACGGATGAGAAGAAAAATTGCAGAACGGAAGATGGTAATTTGCTGAGATTATAGGGAAGAGATATATAGGtaaaactgatagatattgatggatttggtggttggagagatttgagATAACTACCGTAGATATGATATTGAATAGTGATAGATATCCTTAGATTAGAATTAAGAGGATTAATTTTGGgctcaaagaaaaattaaaaagttttgAGCTCATgacaattgggtttcaaattaggctaggaaagaataattgtttggctcaaaaagtgaaatacttctctcgaaaaataaataaaggcgAAAAAATTTTCAGATGCGTAACGACGTCCTTTGGAGAATAAacaaaaagtcggggtgttacagaagccgagtatgtggccgcttcggagactgcaaaagaggcagtatggttcaagaacttccttatggatttaggtgtggttacgaatctgcccaagagcatcacggtttattgtgacaattccgGTGGTGCggcaaattcgaaggaaccgagagctcacaaagcgagcaaacacatagaacagaagtatcatatcataagagatatagtgcagagaggagacatacaagtggtcaacaTTGCGTCAGAAAACAACCtgacagatccttttacaaaggcattggcggtacAACCGTTCGAGAGCCAcattgaagggatgggagttcgactcattcaagaactcaactcgctttcagtataagtgggagaaatttgatGTGCACtattattttgtatactcgaaagctgttttgagtataagtgggagattgttagggtttgtatactagaaatcacctttcgagtgattgaatactgtaaaactctaataattattttccaatgaatgcaacagattatttttatcgtaatgttgttatgttttacatttaatggatgtttaatgCATATTTAATGTATAAgtcaacataacaaagtctaagtctttgttttagtagaccggttgtgggctgcgctcaatttgaGGTACGTGGTCAgatctaaacaaagaaaaataagaatttcacaacctagataggcctagactacctattgtgaagggttgcaatgtcagtccgattatttctaagccttattgaaatatgatgacattggtgtggtttagcactgaatggatctaacagcaagatgagtctttatgctatctactgaaagacgaggtcttgataattaatttcttaatcaatgtacattagcattgagcatacgatattgagtatctactactttgacttactaAAGGTGCgtgtttttcgtcacccaacgatccaggtatattgggtagtggtgatcataatctggcggtgctaggattgctattatatttaATCGCgtgcgaggagagtctcgtttgataacatccacaagaggagctcgaaacaaggttttattattcggaacctagctagttggagtttgattactatatgaataataaataagagtttcttgctaagtccactcttggagattaaaatatgttaattaattaagtccgtagcagacattaattaattaattaatgtttctatcttaagcgcgggaaatgaattaaacaaattaaaggaaacccgaaacatttgtaatttcggatttggaaaggcagtgcaatattacttctgtagtggctgcttgtaatattccaatatgagcttgtattaaattgtgggttcaatttaattggtaaaaagctaattgggtgaggccatgtccaaattcttccttagatccctgactaggcccaatatgtgacttaatataaataggagaataaaagagacagaaaatatacttattctcattaaaattttcgtcccctcccTTTTGAGAGAGAGTTCAAAAATTGCTTCTTCCGTGAgtagagttctgtcttcgttattcgagtcctagtatcaggtgagattttcccacacgAATATCAGTATACGTTCCGGGACACCAGACAGAAGATCCAAGGTTGagttctgaagatcttcacgtggagaagacgcaagccatcttcgattctttggagaatcaacaaggtaaattggctgactccgtagtatgcatgttttaggatttatttgttctaaagcatgatttaaattcaagttacgaGCAttatacatgtgataattgtgcgaatagaatttgtctaaataatctgctaaacaGATCAAATTCTTGTGATCGGATTTTATGCACGCTTCTGCTGCCAACCCCTTTCATATATGCCAtatcataccaatcattggcttcaaagcatcatcacaaacaggaatgtacatacctacaaatcagtaaaagtatcattttatcaactcagagtatcattctatccggaaaaactatcattttatgtagtaaacctaacatttatatgccaaaagtatcattttatcacctcagagtatcattctatccggtaaaagtatcattttatcagcttatatgccatatcataccaatcattggcttcaaagcatcatcacaaacaggaatgtacatacctacaaatcagtaaaagtatcattttatcaactcagagtatcattttatctggcaaaactatcattttatgcagtaaacctaacatttataagccaaaagtatcattttatcaacttagagtatcattctatccggcaaaactatcattttatcagttttatgtcattttgtcatattaaagtatcattttatcagcttatatgccatttcttcagcttatatatcattttataaggttactgtcattttatccgcttagattatcattttatcaggttaaagtgtcattttatgaccaatgtatcattttataaacaaaagtataattttatgcGCTGAAAGTAACATTTTGTTAACAAAAAGAGTATCATGTTATCAGccaaaatgtcattttataagcccaatgtatcattttattaaacaaaaatgtcattttatacaccaaaaatacctatcattttatctgatgaaagtatcattttatcggctgaaagtgtcattttatatcAAATGGCTTCAATCTGCCTTCTCATTGAATCTAccacaatttcttgaatcatgacGACCCATCTCATGACATTTACCACACCGTCGTAGAGGCTTATTTGCTTTCCTTATTGCACTCTCCCTCTTTGATACCCTGTCACTAGCTGATCCTTTGGTTCTAACAACGTCTGGAGGATGTACATCAATTACATCAGGTACTGCCATTCCATAAAATTCCTcaaccatctttttcttttcaatgactgaaggtattgcacaatttccaaatatatgctcttccaaatcatcaagaccagcacataacaaagacaaatgatccatacttccctcagacttttggactaatcgataaaagttggagaacaactttttcttaactttctgcttttcatccaaatctgcaaggtaaaagataacattattacaataaatactatcatttctctgactgaaaaataaagtttttacaaataAGGTTAAAAATGGAGCACACGTTCAAATGGTTGTATCTCCTCAGATGGTAGACCATGGGCTGCCTTTAGTTAAGAGCTCTTCAACCACCTttgaccaaaatatttctcaggaatgagattagcagacttattcttcaacaaacaaaatatatgacaACATAACAAACCAATTCTGGAAAACTTCTTACAACTACAGTCTTATGCATCTTGATGTTATCCTCAACAGTTATAGAAACAATCTCACATTCCATACTTATTTCCTGTTGTACATGCTTGAAAATAGAATCAGTGTATATTGTAGATGCAAGCTTCTCAATAGGAAATTGGGTTGACAAATCAGGAATAGTTGAgtaatccaagtagttcaatCGTGAATTGGCATTCCTTTGATCTCCCACAGCACAGTTAAAGAAATTGATGAACTGTACAAGATTTGCACGAGGCTTTTTGTAGTTTTTAAAAGAGCTATTCTCTGATTCAGTCATCGATGTAGTCCTAAGAAGCGACCCCATGGGAAAATCTCGAAAATAAGCAGGAACCCAGAATTCTCTATCTTCAAACATTGATCCAAACCAGTGCACGTCTTCTAATCCATACCATTCCATtatatcattccatattatatCAAACTCGTCAGACTCTAACAAATCAGACCAAACACATGCATTCAACTCTTTTTTTAAATCTTCATTACCAAGCAAGGATTTGGGCAACTTATCTGACACCTTAACCATAATATGCCACATGCACCATCGGTGCCTTGTTTGTAAAAGTACTTGTTGAACAGCAAGTTTCATCCCCCAATC encodes:
- the LOC121790301 gene encoding protein FAR1-RELATED SEQUENCE 5-like, whose protein sequence is YCTIFAPFTGKDNHSRAVTFGAGLLSSEARDSYSWLFGCFVRCMGVAPKLIITDQDWGMKLAVQQVLLQTRHRWCMWHIMVKVSDKLPKSLLGNEDLKKELNACVWSDLLESDEFDIIWNDIMEWYGLEDVHWFGSMFEDREFWVPAYFRDFPMGSLLRTTSMTESENSSFKNYKKPRANLVQFINFFNCAVGDQRNANSRLNYLDYSTIPDLSTQFPIEKLASTIYTDSIFKHVQQEISMECEIVSITVEDNIKMHKTVVVRSFPELKKMVEEFYGMAVPDVIDVHPPDVVRTKGSASDRVSKRESAIRKANKPLRRCGKCHEMGRHDSRNCGRFNEKAD